aaaaaaaaaaaacattaataatcatttaaataataaagtatttttatcatttattagcttccttatatatattcatctATATATCCATatacatatgtatatattattatttttttttacccttttttctattttaaaatCAGGCAAATTATCCTATAAACACAacaaataaacaaaaaaaaaatatgagaataatatataataataatgaatacATATTAAAGTTAACCCAAAATATGTTACATATTTCATATACTATTATTATCTATTTGTTtctgttttattttaataattattttttatatgcttACTAAATATTCACTTGAATGCATCCTTTTCTGCTtcgttttattattattttcatctcTATCAtctatagataaaaaaattttaaataaaaaatataaaatgtaatgaataatatttttaaatagtaaTTTGCCATTAAGTAAAAACAAATAGCtatttctatttaaaaatgaattttaagaaaataaaaaagtaatttagAATATCCTTAATAATTACCTGAAGATAAGTAAGTTAatctatttaaataatttactaTTTTTGATTTAATTACATCTCTTTCAAAATAGCACtttcttatatttaatttcagTTTATCTTCTTCTAATAAATAatctttcattttatatttaatataatacttatatatatttgtattataatacttttttttttttttttttaagttatatttttatttatttatttttttcttttatttattctttttttcttttcttttttttttttttttattaaacttATTACACTTTATAACgttaatatttaatagagACTATAGgctttcaaaaaaaaaatatatatatatatatatcatataccatgtatatttataatatttttcattaattaaaaagaaaaaataaataaactaAAATCTATGtgtaaaaatgaaaagtaaagaaatttaaaaagataatttattgtaaattaaaagaaagatttttttttaaaataacagttttttttctttttttttcaaatatttcTTAATAATGATTTCTCTTTccatgtaattttttttttcatatatcaATTAGATTTCAAGAAACAAATTAAGAAAATGTTTtggatttatatttttaatacaatGAAAaggatatataaaaaattgaaaaaaaaattttatattttttaattagtagttttaatatttttaatattcaaaatgaattaatatacatgaaataaaataaaagataaaaatataaatttttaacatAATTCTTTTCTATGCATAGAAAAGTAAATGTAgttttttatgttaaaaaaataaaaaatgaagaaaatctAGGAGaatatacatgtatataaGCATAACATgtgttataaatatatattttatcttttttaaagggaaatgaaaatatatttaaaaagaaaaaaaaaaaaaaaatacatttgaaatttatatattaattatttattcatGCCCATTATCTATATCTGGTATGTCTTTTTTATCTAGTATTGTAACTAAACTTTCTCTTGTTAACTTTTCCTCTTTTAGAGTCTTTTTATTGCTTAAACATTTGCCGCcgtatattaatatttgatcttcttcttttatttttaatatttttgcaACTTGCTTATGGAGTGAATCAACTGAATCTTTATGATTTAATTCAATAcactatattaaaaaaataaaaaagttttataaatatttaataatttaaatttaaacttttttttttttttttcatttacatGAACTCGCCCTGTTTTTTGAtggaataaatatattaaataaggAAGAGGAGCAGGTGCtggtaaaatataaataatatctCCATTATTCACattataatatgaaaaagtTTTATCTAAATCAATAAGTTTGTTTCTGATTTGGTATAAATGTGTTTCATCTTCATTCAATAAATCATTTCTTCTTAAAACTTCACTAATCTTATTATCATCatcaaattttaattttttgcaAAAATTTCctatactttttatataaattactttttcttcatttttatttttattcatatacaTTCCTGATAACTCTTCCATATTTATCTTAAgtttattttaagaaaatatattcctattttaattaataagagttaaaaaattttagaattttttaaaaattattttaatatataaatatgtaatttaaagaaaaaaagaaaataactAATCTAAAATtactaaattattattagtaatactattttaaaatattataataatctaAAACAATTAAATTATGTCTTTTTATAGTTATAGcttcttaaaaaataaaaatttaaaaggaaTAATGTCTTTTTAAAGGTAAAGttcttattataaataaaattcaaaaaaagtatttgataaattaataaagggctaatattataatatactatgatataaaattaaagaaagtaatgataaaaatggcataaatgtatatatttatatgcatattttatttttatcagttacaacttttatttttacttaataaaaatgttttcaataaaaaaaaaaaaaattag
The sequence above is drawn from the Plasmodium relictum strain SGS1 genome assembly, chromosome: 14 genome and encodes:
- a CDS encoding ubiquitin-like protein, putative — encoded protein: MEELSGMYMNKNKNEEKVIYIKSIGNFCKKLKFDDDNKISEVLRRNDLLNEDETHLYQIRNKLIDLDKTFSYYNVNNGDIIYILPAPAPLPYLIYLFHQKTGRVHCIELNHKDSVDSLHKQVAKILKIKEEDQILIYGGKCLSNKKTLKEEKLTRESLVTILDKKDIPDIDNGHE